The Papaver somniferum cultivar HN1 chromosome 6, ASM357369v1, whole genome shotgun sequence genome segment ATAATCAACATCGAGAATATGAATGGGTAGAGAAATACAATGTTGATAATATGCCTAGTTTAAGTGGTCTGGAGCCACCCTGCTGCGGGTATGAGTCTGATAATTGTTATGCAATCATTACAAGTCCCACAGTTAAGATCATATTTTGGACCTACTGTGGACGTAAAGAGGCACTCGTTTCCAGTTACGATCTTCAGTTAAGAAGGTTGGATTCCATCTTTCAAATGGAAACAATATCTTACCAGTGGCATCTCAACTGCCTCGCCAACTTCTAGTCAAACTTGCtggtagggctgaacatggtttcggttttccgctgaaaccggaccgaaccagaccaattaggaagaaatcaaaccgaaccatttactaatggattggttatggtgtagaaagtggaaaaccgatagtgttggttttggtttggtttgaccactaaaaccgaaccaaaaaccattggaaaaccgattaatttttaaacttagtttttaccttgatttacaagtattagattctacccattgatttagaggataaatagaaaccctaaatctaatatttcattataatactctccctctttctcctcctcttagtcgcctcccttctccgtCCCTAACTACAGCAGccactgctgctactcgactttctacttctcttcttccttcttttttgtttgtcaataactaaattaagatatattatatatcttcttttgatctctagatttagagtatgctttaactattcttgattattttatttttttgtctgtaaatttgtgtaaaccaatactatcggcagttacgatttttttatctgtaaatttgtgtatttgttttttgtttgagtcgtttgacataattattggttaaccaaaaaccactgggacaaaccgaaaccggatggaaccatttggaaaccgaaccaatggttaatggattggtttggtttagatttttaaaaaccgatagtattggtttcggttttggtttggctagaaaccgaaccaaaaccgaccatgaacagccctacttGCTGGTACGTATCAAgatatcttgtttttgagaaagTTCTTATGTACATCACttaaggtttctttttattttgcctTGTTTAGTTAATTCTCATCCAAAGAGCAGATAATGAATATCATGATTATTTAGGTTCGATTTCAAACAGGTTTGCTTGTTATAAGCTGAAAAAGTAAATCTCTGAAACTGTTATTAGGAGATTCACGTATTAGACAACTTTAAATTGTAATGACACTGTGAACTAAGCTACTGATCAAATTCAGCTGTGGGAAGAAATCTCTAATACAGTTATTAGGCTTCATGAGTAAGAAGCTTGTCTTCATATATATGTAAATAGGGGTGCAATACCCTATCCatatccgccaaccctaccctacccgccagttttttaaccataCCCTACACAACTTAAAAATGCATTCATTTACAGATTATAAGTACAATTTATAACTTTATATGTACTATTGACTAAATACTGTGTCCATCTGAATGGGTAATTTAACAAATTTATTAATATATCATGTTCCGAAATCTGTGTCGATTATGCTCTATTTAGTTTTTAATTGTGTTCAAACTCTGCAGATTGAGAGGTGGAACGAACAGTTGGAGAATGGCACGTTTCCTGGTCCTCTTTAGCTGACTAATTATTAAGCTTAGTCTTCAAAATACCTGGGTCTCCATGGTTGAGTGTACCGTAGTCTAGGTTTAATCGAGTAGTTATTGATCGgctgggaggacattttctagTCCTTGGAAGGATGCACCAGAGTGTGAGAAGTTTGCTCGAAAGCTCTTTCTTAATAATCTCTTAAAAATGATTGCATTCCCACAGTGAGAACGGGCATCTGATCTTCCGCACTCTACCTGGAAATGAGATACACGTTCGGGTTGATTAAAATTCGTTTGCCATATGGAATGAGCCGAAGAAATGAATTGTTGATTAAAAAAAGGTGGTTGTTCAACTAGCTCGGCTCACCAGGCTGAGTTGGAACTGGGGCACATCGACTCGTGATCCTTCCACTGTCAAGAGCGCGAGGTGTTCGTTGCTCTGTGAAACCAGCCTAACGCGGTGCCCTCCGTTATAGTGATCACACAGGCGTAGACAGTGCAACCAACTCCCAACTTGGAACGGGCGAGTCAACATATTGTGCACACCAGCACCTACCAGGTGAAACCCGACCAGTGTTCAACCATCTTAATGTCCCCACTCGGGTTACAAGCTCGCGCGACCAAGCTCGACGTTCATTTCTCAAATCTTGAGATCTAAATATCAACTACAGTTTTCATTTTTGAGGGATGTGGGACTAAATCCTTCTCTTTTGCACGTTCTTTCACAACGGTGGAAAACATCACGCACTATAATGGGCTTGAAGCCCAAcctaaacaaaagagaaagaaaaaggggatcacaaaagaaaaagattacaTGACCCTTGCGTACTCACAAAAGAACATCCTTCTCCGAATCCTCCTCTGCAACAGAGCTTGGAGTGAACACCTGGAACTCCTCCGATTCATGCAATAAACAGACATCTTGCCATCAGCAACATTTAATGGACATATTCACTGTATATATCATCTTTACCTCAAAAACAAAAAGTCTCCAAAGAATTGCCAACAAAATATGTCTCAGTTTTGAATTCAACACAATTTTACAAGAAGCACTACCCGTTGAAGGGGGTTGGACTAAATCCTTCTCCTTTGCACAGCAAAGGAAAACATCACGCATTATAATGGGCTAATCTATTTCAGAGGGTTAAGGAAACCCAACCTAAACAAAAGAGAAGGATAATGAAAAACGAAAACAAGAAGAAGACCATTGCGGACTCAAAAAGAAAATCATCCTTGTTTGCAACTGAGCTTGGAGTGAACACCAGAATTGATTCAAATTTGAGCCGATATATTCACTGTACATATGATCTTTACCCCAAATCCACGAAAAAAATATGGTGCAACATATgataaatctaaaatcaaaagATAAACGAAGATCATCATTCACAAAATTATGTAATCCAAGTTTACCAAAATTATTAATCATCAGAATATCTTGAAAATAATCTCACATGAGATTTTTGAGCCTAACAGTTTTAAGTTCCTTTAATATCCCATGTCATGATCCAACTGATTTAACACTAAAGTTGGTGCAATAGCAACAAGAACTACATAAACCCTAAGCGAGGAAGGTAATAATATCagtgaaaacaaagaaaagagaGACTCTAACCTCAGTAAAGCTGTGGAGAGTAGGACCTTCTTTCTTCTACCTTAAACTTCGCGAAAGCTCTACACTAGAAAAAAAGAGGGTACTAGGTTCTTTGAGGTAATTACCAAGGTACCCACGTTTGAAGCCATCTGTGTTTTAAACTTTTCGAGAAAGATATCGCAGTGACAACAACACCCTGCTGGGACTTGTAAAGGACCGGATTCTAAGTTGAACGAATAAGTCGCTCTAACTTCTAATTTAAATCATTCACGGAAGAACTTGAAAACGTTAAACGGTGGAAGATGCAAATACTATGTCAGATACCATATGGGATCCAAAGAAGAAATACAGACGGAACATTAAACTCTGACTCATTTTAGACACCAACAAGTCACAATTCACTTTCAGCTGAGAATTGTATAAAGTAGAAAATGCTAATACATACTTATTGCTACTTCTCTGACCAATTTTGTTGCCTAATGTACTGAtctgtataaaaaaaaaagaaatgatacAACAGAGATGAATTTTCTGACTAACAAAATACAAATATGAAAATGATTATACAAAATGCTGAAATGGTACAAGGATCAAATTTAATTGTCTCAGTCTTCTCGAAACAGTGTGTACTATGCAAATCTGAGTTCTGCCCCACCTGAAAAACAAGCATTTTAAAAGGTAAATTAATCAGGTCATGTCATCAAAAACAAAACCAAGAAAGAAATATCTACGTCTCTTCAAATAATTAGTTACTAAGAACTTGAGTGTCATATAATAAAGTAGGCTCTTCGAAATCTGCATTATATGTTTAAGAATTGATCCATAAGCTCTGTAGCAGCAGCATAATCCCACTGCTAGAGATGATAATATCAAGCAAAAAAAACCTCCAAAGAACTGCGAACATATCTGACTCAGTTTTGAATTTGAACAAAATTTCAGAAGATGCAGTGCCTGCTTTACCTGATGGGTTGACGACTTCACTGCTTTTCTGTGAGATTCATCTGAAGAATGAATGTGATGGCAACCCGTCTGTTTTAGCTTATCATGGTATTGCCGAAGTGGTAGGAACTCACCATATTAGCAAGCATTCCAAGCCCGTGGCACCTGAGACTGATGACACCTCATTTCAGTGTATGTGACACGTATCTAAAAGTAATTGCCATGTGTATATACATAGTTCCCGGCGCCAGagcaaaaattaaattttttaagTCTAAAGCAAGATTATCATATTATTGATCCCTGGATCGACTAACATTGTTTGAtagacagagagagagagagatggcgGATTCAAGCTTAGATTCACACGAGAGGATGAGAGGAAGAGATGTGAATAAAGTGGCAACAGGCCAGCAAGCTCCAAGACCAGTTCATGAATATGGTGAAATCACTCAAGCTCCACCTCAACCACCCGATGACTCCCCGATCATCAACGTAAGTATGCTACTAGTACTAATTAACACTCTAATTTCCGATTCATTCATGCATACATATGATTTTGCTGCAGGTTGATGAGTTGAAAACAGCTCCTTACGATTATCGTTTTCCCACCACTAACCAAACACGCCATTGCTACACTCGCTACATCGAATATCATAGGTGTATAAGAGCCAAGGGGAAGGATGCACCAGAGTGTGAGAAGTTTGCTCGTTATTATCGTTCACTGTGTCCATCTGAATGGGTAATTTAACAAATTTATTAATATATCATGTTCCGAAATCTGTGTCGATTATGCTCTATTTAGTTTTTAATTGTGTTCAAACTCTGCAGATTGAGAGGTGGAACGAACAATTGGAGAATGGCACGTTTCCTGGTCCTCTTTAGCTGACTAATTATTAAGCTTAGTCTTCAAAATACCTGGGTCTCCATGGTGGAGTGTACCGTAGTCTAGGTTTAATCGAGTAGTTATTGATCGgctgggaggacattttctagTCCTTAGAAGCTTGTTTTGTGCGCTTGAAACTGTATGTATTTTTATGTTCCTGCTGGAGTTAACCAGAGTTGTAACCGGCAGCCATTGTGGGTTTATTCCAGCTGAATCACTGTCAAATTGTGGTGTAGATCAAATGAAATGTAAAATTACAATGAAAAACGCCAAAACTGAATATCCAGAAATCACTCAAATGCTAGTCCGAAGGAGTCTGGAGTTTTTACAGACCACAACTAGTATGCTGACAGAATTCAAGATTACATCACGAGATTTAAGTATGAAAATGAAGAACAGAAAAATAAAGACGTCAAATTATAAAAAACGAGATGTTTCATACATTCCGCAGTAGACTTGGCATACTGGCAATGTTGAAAGACCTCCAAAAGTAGACAATGCTTGATAAGGATAAAGATGTTTTAACCCAACCAAAAGAAGAGCATCAATCTTTGTGTGCATTCCCTTGGCACCTATACAAGAACTTTGAGAAGATTTACCCCTACCAAACTGTTTTTGGCTCAGTTCTCTTTCTCATGAACCAGACTGTTATTGCTCACTTGCTGCAGGGCAGGCCTCTTCGCCATGTGCAGCAGTTCCTGATCACAGTTGATAAGTAAAAGTATGACTAACTGCCACAATAACATACATCACTTGTAAGAACCTTAGGAGGAGCAAAAGATGTAATTACCTTAACAATGGTGTCGTTAGTGTCCGAGAGATTAAGTTGTTTGGCTTTCACCATTTTCCTCAACTGCCCTAAACTTGTAGATTTCAGTTTCCTTTGAACAGTGTTTTCATGTTTGTTCTCCTTCTTCTCTTCGAGTACTAGTTTAGTTGCCACCTTAGAAGTACTTCTCATACTGAACCTGCTCATTTCATCAATCTCCTTGTTGTCATCCAAAACCTTGAAACTTCTTGAACTAGTAGCAGCCTTCTTCTTAGTAGTTGACATTCGAGGGATCTGCTGAACCTGGTTTGCTGaagtatttatttttattggagtTGCAAGAGGCACAGGAATCTGCTTCACAATCCCATCAGTTGCAACAGCATCTGAAGTCTCATCCACGGCAGAACCATCCGCATTCTCATCAACTATGTCGTCTGAATTGTCCTTCTCATTTTCCTCAACGCCTGAAATCACCAATTTTACATCCGAATCGGCTTCTTCAGCATATGATGTTTCAGTATCAGCTGCTACATTAACACATGGGGACTTGTCAGAGTCCTGCTGAATCTCAAAAGTACACTTTTCGGCTTCCAGACCATCCATTACTTCCTCCACGTCTTTCATTGCTTGAAAATAAAAGCAATCACAATCCAAGGATAATTCCTCAAGTTCAGAAACATTGATAACGTATACCTCAGTCTCACATTCGACTTTATTGGCCACTTTGTAAACATCTGAGTCTTCAAGGTTTTCTGTATTTCGAACTGTTGCAGAAGATCCGAGAGATAGTGTTTCTACTTCAGAAAGCACAGGAGTCTGCTTCACTGTCGGAACAGTTGCAACAACATCCATGTCAGGACTGTGCTCATTCTCCTCAACGATGTCACCAGAACTGTCCTCATTCTCCTCAACAACATCTGAATCGGCTTCTTCAGCATAAGATGTTTCAATATTAGCTGCTACATTAACACAATTGGACTTGTCACAGTCCTGGTGAATCTCAGAAGTACAATTTTCGGCTTCCTGAAAGTCCATTGCTTCCTCCATCAAGTCTTTCATTGCTTGGAAGTAAAAGCAATCAGAA includes the following:
- the LOC113285850 gene encoding cytochrome c oxidase subunit 6b-3-like, whose protein sequence is MILLQVDELKTAPYDYRFPTTNQTRHCYTRYIEYHRCIRAKGKDAPECEKFARYYRSLCPSEWIERWNEQLENGTFPGPL